The DNA sequence GGGAACCAGGGCGATATTGATCTTCTCGAAACGCATCATGCCGATGGAAGCTCCCCTGGTTTCTCAGAAGGACCTGGTTGAGCCGCGGTCTCTCCCGTTTCATCAGACTGAAGTCCGGCAAAGGCGAGGTACAGAAAAACAATCAACCAGAGCACACTGCCGACACTGTACTTCAACATGGGGGATACATCAGAGGGAGACCAGAAGGCTTCGATCAATGCCGCTACCACCAGCATGACAGCTGCGCCGCCTGCGATTTGCACTGCTTCCAGTCCGCGAACCTGCAACGACTGAAATCGCGTTCTCTGACCCGGATGAATCAGGGCATTTCCCAGCATCAGTCCGGCGCCTCCCGCAACGGCAATGGCCGTCAGTTCAAAAGAACCGTGCGAGATAACGAAGCTTAAAAAACGCTCACCGTGTCCCTGGCTGATGACGTAACCGGAGACGGCTCCCAGAAAAATTCCGTTAAACAGGAGGGTATAAACGGTGCCAATCCCGAGCAGAATTCCCAGTGCAAAACATTTCAGTGCAATGCCCACATTATTGTTGATATAGAAACCGGCCATCGTTGCCCGTTCATCTCCAAAGCTGGATCGCCCTTCTGGTTCCGACTCTGACCCTTCCTCGCTCGCATTGTCCGGATCAGACTCGCCATGGTCTGAATACATCGTGTCAAAGCGGGACATGATTTCTTCGGGGATGACCCGCGAGGCGAGACTGGGATTGTTCTGCACCACATACCAGCTGATCCCCAGCGGCAGAAAGAACAACAGGCAGGCTGTCAGGAAGTAGCCAATATTGGCACGAAACAGACGGGGAAATTCGAGGGACACATATCTATAAAAAACGGAGAGATTGCTGGGCGGGGCGCCATAAAACAGGTTATGTCCTCGCGCGACCAGATCGTTCAGGTAAGAGATCAGGTCGTGTCCCCAACCGCGAGACCGAATGGTGGCCAGATCGTGAGAAACTTCTCGGAGCAGCCGGGAAAATTCCGTGATCTGTTCCGCCTCCAGTTTGGACAGGGATTTGCGGGAGGTGCCGTACAGAAACTCTTCGAATCGTTTCCACTGGGGTCTGCGTTGCTGAATGAACTTATGCTTATTCATCATGGAACTCCCCGAAGCCAGACTGTTTCAGGTATTCGGAGACCACATCCTGTTCTTCTTCGGCCTGACTGAAGCTGAATGTTTTATAGACGGCTGCCAGAAATGCCATGGGGTAGTGAGTCACTTTTTTCGGGTCCCCGGAATAGTGCAGTCGATCGGCCAGGTTTTGTGCCAGAATTCCGGCCAGGGCATGCCCCCGTTCATAGGTCAAAACATGACGGCGACCGATGAATTCGTCAATCAGCGACAGGACTTCGTCTCGCGGAAGGAAGCTGCCGATTTCATTTTTGTCGAGGGGTTTGATTTTATCCAGAATCACGGGTTTCCGGGGGAGTTTCAGCGAACGCTCCTGGATCACAACCGTGCCGGCAGCCAGATCCCCAAGTCTCTGGAAGCGACGTGTCAGCAGCATGGAGGTGATGCCGATTCCATAGAACATGATCGCATCGGCACTTCGCACGAGGTTTCTCAGTACGGCGGGCCAGAAGGTAATCGGGTAGCCCCCTTCACGGATCACGCGGATGCCGCAAAAGTGTTTCCCGATGGATTGTCCTTTGAAGAATCCTTCTGAGATCGTGTAGTAACCCCAGGTATTGAGGAACATCAGAACCAGGAACAGGCCGAGGGCGGTTCCGGGCAAGACCAGACTCATCATCGGCATGACGAACATCAGTAATCCAATCATGACAACCATGCGGATGATAAGATCAATCAGATAGGCCAGATAACGTTGTGCTGGCCCTGCCAGCTGGTAGGTCAGAATGACATTCTCTGGGGTCTCAATCTGCATGTCCAGGCTCAGTTTTCGAGGCTGATTAGAATAGACCTCTTCCTGATAGACGGCTGAGGTCTGCGCCAGGTCCAGTTCTGAAGTTGCGGTCGCCATGGGTGGAGTACTGAGTCAGTCCGGAGAATGAATTAAAGCCAGAAATCCCTGCATTCAGGAATTACACAGCTGATTATAGAGGAAACAGGGTACGGTTATCCATGACGCTGACAAATTTTTATGAAAACCGGAAATCGTCATTTTCCATCTGAATGGGGGACGGATATAATTAGCATGTACCCTCTGGTACCCCATCGTAGTGTTTTTCCTGTCTTAAGGTGCAGGCTCTGTCCCGGGCGTCACAGAGCTGAGTTCTCTTTTAGTTCCGTCTGAAATCCGGAATGCAGGGATGATGCTGATTTTTGAGTGATATCCTTGAAAAACGAGAGTGAGGAACTGTTGATGTTATCGAGCAGACGAGTTTTGAGTTTTGTCGGAATCTGTGCAGTGGCCTGGGCTGCGCTGGCTTCAGTCAGTTTTGCTGCCGACGCACCGGCCAAATCAGTCGATGCGGAGAAGTTGCAGAAGATCCGGAAAGCCGGCATCAATTATTTAAAAAACAGCCAGCTGGAAGACGGTCTGTGGACGACTGAAACCGTGCCCGGTATCAGTGCACTGGTCACGACTGCCTTGCTGGAAAGTGGTGTGCCCGCCAGCGATCCCGTTGTGGCGAAAGCCCTGAAGCGACTGGAAGGTTACATTCAGAAAGATGGCGGGATTTACTACTCGAAAAGTAATCACCGTAACTATGAAACCTGTATCTCGATCATGGCGCTGCATGCAGCCAATAAAGATGGTCGTTATGATCAGACCATCAAGAATGCAGAGAAGTTTCTCCGCGGTCTGCAGTGGGATAAAGGGGAAGGAATCGAGTCTTCTGACACCTTTTATGGTGGTGCCGGCTACGGCGGACATCAGCGTCCTGACCTTTCCAATACCCAGTTTCTGATCGAAGCGCTGCGGAAGGCCGGAGTGAAATCAGACGACCCTGCAATTCAGAAGGCACTCGTGTTCGTATCGCGGACTCAGAACCTGGAATCGGAATTTAATACGACGCCCTTTGCTTCGAAAGTCAACGATGGCGGTTTCTATTACACGCCAGCAGCGGGGGGAACTTCGCAGGCGGGGACAACTCCGGATGGCGGACTGCGTTCTTATGGCAGCATGACCTATGCAGGTCTGAAAAGCATGATTTTTGCCGGCGTTGATGAGAAGGATAAGCGGGTCAAAGCCGCTACCGAGTGGATCCGACGTCATTATACGTTGAAGGAAAATCCCGGCATGGGGCTGATGGGTCTGTATTACTACTTCCATACTTTTGCGAAAGCACTGGATGCGATGCAGGTCGATGAGTTTAAAGATGAAAAGGGAACGGCCCACAACTGGCGGGCCGAACTGGTCAATCAACTGGCTGAACTGCAAAACGAAAACGGCAGCTGGACCAACACTCAAAAACGCTGGTATGAATCAGATCCCAATCTGGCAACCGCCTATGCGTTGCTGGCGTTGAGTTACTGTCAGCCCGCGAAATAAAGGCTCAAGCGGCTCTCCCCGTTTCATGCTCAGGGATGAAACGGGGGGATTTCTACCGTATTGCTGCCGTCGATCATGCTTGAGACGTACCCGGCGACCTGTTTGACGATCTCGTCTATCATCTTCTGCCCCGCCTCTGCAGTGGCTTCCAGAGGTTCTTTGTCTTCCTGATCCTGCATCGCATCGTGCCGGACATTTTCCGGGAATGCCGCCATAGCAAATGCCGTTTCGAATTCCTGGGCATGACCGGGCCAGCGCTCTGTCTTCAGATTCGCCAGGGCAATTTCTTCCGGGAGTAGATTCCAGTAGGACTCGAAATGCAGATTGATTTCCAGCCGCTGCTGGAACTGTCCCCACATTCCCAGGCAGGGGGCAATATTTCCGCCATGACCGTTGAGCACCAGGATGTTATGAAAGCCCGCATGGTGCATACTGCGAATGGTGTCAAACAGCACGCTCAGCCAGCTGCCGGGCAACGCGGATAATGTGCCGGGGTGTCGCATGTGGTGTTCGCTGATTCCAATATTCATGGAAGGTGCCACCAGAACTTCTGGTGCCAGCAGGCGAGCGGCCTCGGTTGCGACCAGCATGACGCTTCTCCAGTCATGCTCCATGGCCAGGTGTTCCAAATGCTGCTCTGTGGCTGCCACGGGGATGATGCAGGCTTTCAGTTCGCCGGACTGCATACGCTCGCGGAATTCGCGGCGGGTCAGTTTGGGGAGCAGGATTTCACTTGATTCAGATTGTGACATGGATGTTGTTCCTGGAGTAGTGATTCATTAACTGGAGCCGTGGCGCAGGTGGAGATCCAAACTCGATTTTGGTCGTCTGGGGGCCTTCCGTCAACGATCGAGCATCTTTTCCATCACCTGGTAGCCGGGAAAGCCAAAACCCAGCTGGTGGTAGGTGGACTGCGCACGGTCGTTTTCTTT is a window from the Gimesia benthica genome containing:
- a CDS encoding stage II sporulation protein M; translated protein: MMNKHKFIQQRRPQWKRFEEFLYGTSRKSLSKLEAEQITEFSRLLREVSHDLATIRSRGWGHDLISYLNDLVARGHNLFYGAPPSNLSVFYRYVSLEFPRLFRANIGYFLTACLLFFLPLGISWYVVQNNPSLASRVIPEEIMSRFDTMYSDHGESDPDNASEEGSESEPEGRSSFGDERATMAGFYINNNVGIALKCFALGILLGIGTVYTLLFNGIFLGAVSGYVISQGHGERFLSFVISHGSFELTAIAVAGGAGLMLGNALIHPGQRTRFQSLQVRGLEAVQIAGGAAVMLVVAALIEAFWSPSDVSPMLKYSVGSVLWLIVFLYLAFAGLQSDETGETAAQPGPSEKPGELPSA
- a CDS encoding RDD family protein, encoding MATATSELDLAQTSAVYQEEVYSNQPRKLSLDMQIETPENVILTYQLAGPAQRYLAYLIDLIIRMVVMIGLLMFVMPMMSLVLPGTALGLFLVLMFLNTWGYYTISEGFFKGQSIGKHFCGIRVIREGGYPITFWPAVLRNLVRSADAIMFYGIGITSMLLTRRFQRLGDLAAGTVVIQERSLKLPRKPVILDKIKPLDKNEIGSFLPRDEVLSLIDEFIGRRHVLTYERGHALAGILAQNLADRLHYSGDPKKVTHYPMAFLAAVYKTFSFSQAEEEQDVVSEYLKQSGFGEFHDE
- a CDS encoding prenyltransferase/squalene oxidase repeat-containing protein, translated to MLSSRRVLSFVGICAVAWAALASVSFAADAPAKSVDAEKLQKIRKAGINYLKNSQLEDGLWTTETVPGISALVTTALLESGVPASDPVVAKALKRLEGYIQKDGGIYYSKSNHRNYETCISIMALHAANKDGRYDQTIKNAEKFLRGLQWDKGEGIESSDTFYGGAGYGGHQRPDLSNTQFLIEALRKAGVKSDDPAIQKALVFVSRTQNLESEFNTTPFASKVNDGGFYYTPAAGGTSQAGTTPDGGLRSYGSMTYAGLKSMIFAGVDEKDKRVKAATEWIRRHYTLKENPGMGLMGLYYYFHTFAKALDAMQVDEFKDEKGTAHNWRAELVNQLAELQNENGSWTNTQKRWYESDPNLATAYALLALSYCQPAK
- a CDS encoding creatininase family protein, which translates into the protein MSQSESSEILLPKLTRREFRERMQSGELKACIIPVAATEQHLEHLAMEHDWRSVMLVATEAARLLAPEVLVAPSMNIGISEHHMRHPGTLSALPGSWLSVLFDTIRSMHHAGFHNILVLNGHGGNIAPCLGMWGQFQQRLEINLHFESYWNLLPEEIALANLKTERWPGHAQEFETAFAMAAFPENVRHDAMQDQEDKEPLEATAEAGQKMIDEIVKQVAGYVSSMIDGSNTVEIPPFHP